The following coding sequences are from one Dermacentor silvarum isolate Dsil-2018 chromosome 4, BIME_Dsil_1.4, whole genome shotgun sequence window:
- the LOC125945076 gene encoding uncharacterized protein LOC125945076, whose product MELHTTDEQIWSSRRPTGEWGGPLGMLERNESDISVHPVIPTADRLTVGTPLPAYAFSNPRFFAGTPNAYMTSVFGYLMSFELEVWLGLLVCWPLVSVFISIIEKVRCRARFNDIIVDNLFDILGIMMFEAMMHSSGKPADFI is encoded by the exons ATGGAGCTTCATACGACGGACGAGCAGATCTGGTCCAGTCGACGTCCCACCGGAGAATGGGGTGGTCCACTGGGTATGCTCGAGCGAAAT GAGTCAGACATATCGGTCCACCCGGTGATACCGACAGCCGACCGTCTTACGGTGGGCACCCCACTACCAGCCTATGCCTTCTCCAATCCACGCTTCTTTGCCGGCACGCCAAATGCGTACATGACCAGCGTCTTTGGATACTTGATGAGCTTTGAACTAGAG GTGTGGTTGGGCCTGCTGGTCTGTTGGCCCTTGGTGAGTGTCTTTATCTCCATCATTGAAAAGGTGCGGTGTCGGGCTCGCTTCAATGACATCATCGTCGATAACCTCTTCGACATCCTCGGAATTATGATGTTCGAAG CCATGATGCACTCAAGTGGGAAACCAGCTGATTTCATCTGA
- the LOC125945077 gene encoding uncharacterized protein LOC125945077, whose product MELHTTDEQIWSSRRPTGEWGGPLGMLERNESDISVHPVIPTADRLTVGTPLPAYAFSNPRFFAGTPNAYMTSVFGYLMSFELEVWLGPAGLLALAMMHSSGKPADFI is encoded by the exons ATGGAGCTTCATACGACGGACGAGCAGATCTGGTCCAGTCGACGTCCCACCGGAGAATGGGGTGGTCCACTGGGTATGCTCGAGCGAAAT GAGTCAGACATATCGGTCCACCCGGTGATACCGACAGCCGACCGTCTTACGGTGGGCACCCCACTACCAGCCTATGCCTTCTCCAATCCACGCTTCTTTGCCGGCACGCCAAATGCGTACATGACCAGCGTCTTTGGATACTTGATGAGCTTTGAACTAGAG GTGTGGTTGGGGCCTGCTGGTCTGTTGGCCCTTG CCATGATGCACTCAAGTGGGAAACCAGCTGATTTCATCTGA